A single Triticum dicoccoides isolate Atlit2015 ecotype Zavitan chromosome 2A, WEW_v2.0, whole genome shotgun sequence DNA region contains:
- the LOC119358990 gene encoding protein LURP-one-related 11-like — MARVHSSPSFSSSSSPAGEGRGKVFTLWLKSLVLNGRGCTVYDSDGHIVYRVDNYGSKCSDNVCLMDLRGNIVVNIHKKKLAFGKWEGYKWTGRKQEASAWFKVARPRSGIFHRSGRRPSSSPCEFESDAGRAMRYMIDDDGGARAGKRACCRIVDAGTGLVVAEVKRKVTAGGVALGEDVLALVVEPGVDDSLIMGLVLVYGLMNRTM, encoded by the exons ATGGCGAGGGTACACTCTTCGCCGTcgttttcttcttcttcgtcgccgGCGGGCGAGGGAAGGGGGAAGGTGTTCACGCTGTGGCTCAAGTCGCTGGTGCTCAACGGGCGGGGGTGCACCGTGTACGACTCCGACGGCCACATCGTCTACCGCGTCGACAACTACGGCTCCAAGTGCAGCGACAACGTCTGCCTCATGGACCTCCGCGGCAACATCGTCGTCAACATACACAAGAAG AAGCTGGCGTTTGGCAAGTGGGAAGGGTACAAGTGGACCGGCCGGAAGCAAGAGGCCAGCGCGTGGTTCAAGGTGGCGCGGCCGCGCAGCGGCATCTTCCACCGGAgcggccgccgcccgtcgtcgtcgccgtgcgAGTTCGAGAGCGACGCCGGCCGCGCCATGCGGTACATGATCGACGACGACGGCGGGGCGCGCGCAGGGAAGCGAGCGTGCTGCAGGATCGTGGACGCCGGCACCGGGCTGGTGGTGGCGGAGGTGAAGAGGAAGGTGACGGCGGGCGGGGTGGCGCTCGGGGAGGACGTGCTCGCCCTGGTGGTGGAGCCCGGCGTCGACGACTCGCTCATCATGGGGCTCGTGCTCGTCTACGGGCTCATGAATCGCACCATGTGA